The sequence below is a genomic window from Saccopteryx leptura isolate mSacLep1 chromosome 10, mSacLep1_pri_phased_curated, whole genome shotgun sequence.
AGCCAGAGGCCGGGCCTTTAGCTCCAGCTGCTTTGTCTCCTGGGTCCAGGGAAGAGGCACAGGTCTCGTGTTTTCCCAGAAAACCTGTTCTCTCCCCTAAATTCAGTTCCTAGGGAACCACCCAAAAATTCCAGGCTTGGGAGTACTCAGGGAAGGTACTTGCCCGTTCCCAGTGAGCAGGAAGAAGTCTTTGCTGTTCAAAGTAAGACAGGCAGGATTTAACGTCCCCAAACCTTTTTGTTGAGTGGACCGTTCCTGGCCCTTGGGCCCCACAGCTCTGCCATGTGAGAGGTTCACCTGAGTGGGCAAGGGCAAAAAAATTAAGGTCCCAAACAGGGCTGCTGCCCTGCCAAGCCTCGTCCCCTGGTGTAAGGCTGTGACCTCCTGAAGTCAGGGGAACCTCGCCCTTCTCACCAGTGGTAAAGCAAGCACACAGCCCAGTGTAAGCTCAGAGGTGGGGATGGGGGCAGGCTGGCCGGGCAGGCAGGGCAAGGCCGAGCACAGTACCCTCTCCTGCCTTCCCCACGCGAGAAGCTCACAGCCTCGTGCGGCTTCCCAGGCTGGCCCCAGTTCCAAGCAGAGGGGCCCCTCGTCCCCATCAGAGCTCTCGGGATTGACCGTGGTCAGGAGGTCCAGACCCGGGCCCCTACTGGACCCCCTTCCTACCACTTCCAGGTTCCAACCATGTGCTCTCCAACTGGCCACGAGCCATTGGCCAAGCCTCCAGGATGAAGGGTGTCGCTGAAGCTAGCAGGtcggaggcagggaggcagcggGGTGGCCGCCACCTTGCCCTTCACTAACAAGAGGCCTGAAGCACCAAAACCTGTCTCACTCCGGCCCCGGAACCGGAGCTCAGCGACTGGCCCTGTGAAGGACCACCTGCGGTGGCGGAGAGGGCAGCGTCCCGTCTTGTCTGTGCGCCCGGCTCCTGGTACTTCCCTTACCACCAGGAGGTTCTCCAGTCCCCGACGAGGCCCCGGGTCAGTTCTGGGAACGCAGGGCAGGCAGTCCGTGCCCAGCAGCACAGCGCCGAAAGCGGGGGCCCGGGTACCTCAGGCTCCTGTGCGCGGTGAGAGGAGCTgggtctccccccacccccttacaaCGGAGAAACACGACGTAGAAACCCATGATACACGGACAGATGTGGGGAGGGCTGTGGGACTCGGCCCTCGGGGGCGTTGTCTGGAGTGGGGTGGGAGCCAGCGTAGCACAAGGTTAGGAGGCCCCATGAGCCTCCAGGTTCAGTGGGGCTGAGAGGGAAGTGTGGGAACAAAGAAGCCACGGCCTAGGACAGGGACCAGGGAGGTGTGGAGTGCCGATGTGAGCCGAAAGAGACTGGCTTTTACACCCCATTCTGGCCTCTTACTGGAGGCCGGTGGTCCCGAGCCCACCAGGGTctcagggtggggagagggtgcGACACCCCTCCCCTCCAGAGTGATGAGAAAAGGAGGCTGTACCCTCCAGCCCTTCCATCGTCCTATAACTGCCTGGGTGGtcgtggggtgtgtgtgtgtgtgtctcagggCAAGGCAGGCAGCCGTCTCACCTGCTAGGACAAACAGCTGTCCATCCACCCAGTTCTTTGCTTATGACACCAACCAGCACAACTCAGCTCTTCTGTTTTcatcacagtaatcaaaacaagaATGACAAAGCTTGCTTATCTCAAGAGCTATCCCTGTCAAGGATGCCAATCGTCTGATCAAAGTCTCGTGTCTAGAACATGGACTCCAACATGAAAACGCTTCACTCCCCCGCTCACTGTGGTCATGCAGTGGAGTCCAGTGTCGGTTCCACGTCACCATCCTCAGTGAACCACTATCCTGATTCCTGCAGTAACCTGGTAACTGCCTTTTCAGTTTTACCGTCCATGGCTGATTTCCTTAAAGTGGCTGGCCCCTTCTTTGGACCAGGGAAGTCCTACAGTAGCATTTCATTCTTCTGATAGGTCTGAGACACAGCCAAACTACTCTGCGAAGCCCTAGCCCTTTACTGCGGGGTGGCCACTCGGTGTGAAGGAAGCGGTTACTGGACACATGGGCTTCCAGCGTGGGCTGTCACACAGCCTGCCAGGCCCTACCGGACCTTGAggcaaaagaaaaatcattaatactgatactgtttttatttgtttaaaattgatAGTTTTTTGGTCATggtattttttcttcattagttTCAGTTTTATCCAAATGGCTACCCACCGTGGGTCAGAAGCAGCCCTCCTCGAGCACAGAACACTCTTGAAAGCCAGCACAAGTGTGAACAGCTCTCCTGCGCCTGCCCGGGGGGTGAAAGTGGAGACTGCACCAGGATGACTGGCTCACCTGGCACACGGCTGGCAGGAGGCCCGTTCTGAGTCTCTCTGATTATGTTCAGATAAACATCTACACTTCAACCACCTTAATTATCAGTTCAAGGTGCAGATGAAGGAATTCCCCTCTCCAAATGAGTCACTTATGTGAAGGTGCCGCAGCTCCGAACCCAAGTAGTTCGTCGTTCATTATTACCCCGGGGAGTCTGGGGTAGGGGTGCCTATGTGGCTTTCAGTTTTGCTCTATGTCTCCCCAAGACTAGATACATGGCTTGGAACTAAAGTAGCCCTTGGTCATTTGGGCAAGATGACACACACAAGCACAGCACGAGGACAGGCTGAAGGAATCCTGGCTGTAAGGTCTGTGCTCAGGGTCCTTTAGTTGGAGGTGGTAGAATCTCTCTTATACAAGCTCAGAATTAATCAGTGTTCAAAGCTGAACCAATTTTTGATGCCATGAATGTAGGACCGAGTGCTAGGGGACTTTGGTGAACAATCCCATCTAGAGGGGAGGCTCTACCATTTACGACTTAAGTCCGTTCGCTGTGAATGTGAGTACACTTACTGCCCTCACAAACCACTTACTAACAAGGAAAACAGTGACACAGTCGAATGAATTAAAAGTTTAATTCTGAACCATTTTTATAACTGCATTTTCTCTCAAAGCATTGTATCACAGCAGGTTACACAACTTTGGGATAAAAGGCAACTGGTAAACTGTCCAAAACAAGGTTCCAATAACACCTTACTGATTACCCACCCATACATATCCCAAATAAAGTTTCCGGTCAAAAACAGGAAATAGATCCACCTGCTTATTTTGAGCatattaaaaaggaaactaaTTGGACcatttctatttatctattttatacaAAAAGGCTACACAATGTTACACTTTATTCAGATTACAATTAGAGTGATTATGAATTAGTGTTCTACACCATTACTCaattcttaaaaattagaaattgctGTAGCAGTATTCACTATAACTTAACACTACAAGACTTAAAAAACTAACGgttactgcaaaaaaaaaaaaattaaagagctaCTTCAAAGCAAGCAAAGTCAGTACCattacagatattaaaaaaaaagattttaacaaGCAAGGCTAGAGTTTGATAAATTCCATCTTGTGATCCATTCTTGTGCATTCTTCAATTCTTGAGTCACTCCCAAAATCCATTTGTATTGTTACTCCTCGACCAAAAAGGACCAGAACAAAAAGTTTACTTCAATTGTTCCCATAGGAAACTCAGCTTGGTTAGTGTGTCAGGCACTTTCTGAGATACCAGCCCACCCCTTGAGCCCTCTCAGCAACTCTACAGGCCAATCACAATGCAAGTTCAGACAATACAGCTGTATAAAGAGAAAAAGGCTGCTATTAATGTTTAAAACAGCAAATGTTACTCATCTGAGTATTAAGTTGCAAAAGCTGTGGCAAAAAACATTAAAGTTAATAACTTCCACACATGACCACGTAACAACCAGAAATCTGAGAACATTCAAATGTTCTAAGACATCTCCTTTCAgagtctgtgtctgtttctgtggCAGATTTACAAACAGGCCTAACCCACTCCCACCTACCAACCAAGTCTTTCTGAAGCTCTGTAGGCAGAGTAAAAGCATTTTACCCAAACTGGCTTTTTTAACTTCTTACCTAAAGGATGATTTACAGGTCAGTATCAAACCAGGCCAGCTGATTGCTGTCACCCGGAGGCAGCCCATCCATGAGGTCCTGGGCGTGCCCCAGATCTGGGAGCCCATCAACGGGATAGTCAGCACCAGGGTGGTGGCCACCCATCTCATGCTCCATCATGGGGTCCATACCCAACGCGTCCTGGCCATACCCACCGGAGTGGAAAGAACGATAGCTGGGGTCTAGAAAGGCAGGgcgagaggagaaagacagaaaggtgAGCACcgagggcagggggctggggacTGCAAGCCTATCAGCGAGCGCTGCTTCCCGGCCTCTTCACCTTGTAGCTTTCTTCAGCCAAGTCATTACCCAATGCCAGGCCACCCAGGGGACTATGAAGTCTGTTTCCACAAAGCGCAGACATACAGGTTCTAGTCACACCACCAACTTGCCCTGAACATTTTGCATGTGCCCAGGCAAAGCCTCCGGAGGAACAGCAGCAGTGTGAGACCACCCAGGCACTGAGAAGTCATGAGCAGGACATGAAGGCAACAAGCAAGTCTGCAGATGTAATCTAGCTGTTGAAAAGTCTGGGTGATACCAATGAAACCTTTACATGTTTTGTCTTAAGGGATGACATCTGTATGTCTATCAAGGTAAGAAGCTATGGGCTTTAGTGGTTTAATAATCAGGAAAAGAAGATTATGAACTGAAGGTGAACAGTTATGGCTGTTTGTGGTCTATCCCATGCTCCATCTCCCTTACCAAGAGTGGTATGATCAAGGTTTTCTAAAAAACTAATTCGACTATGTAACTACCTACCCCAGACCTGAGCTTGGGGACAAAAGTTGACTCCCATTTCCTGGGTGGACTGTAGACCCAAGTGTtatggattctctgacctccatCTCACCACCCCAACCAACACAACGCAGGAGAAAAGGCCAGGCACCTGTGGCACCCTGCACTGCAGAGGCCCAGCAGCCATGGGGTAACCTGTGGGGCGACACCGTTGCTGACTCTGGAATTGAAGAACTGACTAATGGCTGCCACTATTTCCTGCCAACACCGACTTCCCAGACGAGCAGGTGAGCTCTCTGCTAGCGCTCTGGGACTGGAGCTCACTCTAGAGCTCACCAGGAACTAGGAGGCACGTACCATCCTGGCGATATCCGAGGGGCTCTCCCTGGGCACCGATGTCGAGGCCAAGGTCAGCAGTCTAGACAAGCAGGGGCAAGGCAGAGAAGCAAAATGGAAATTCTCAAAGTGTACTCTTTCAAACATTGCagaaatacttagaaaaatacaaagttaCTTCAAAATACAGAAGGATACAATACAGATACTTCAAACTCCACCCCTTCAAGGTTAACTAGATACCTAGAGAAACATGTTTTCCCATTATACATGGTATTTTCAAAACTCACTCATTTACCCTGTTAGTAAATACACATCAAGTACTCACTAAGTGctggcactgttctaggtgccaGAGAGACACAGGACACATGACAGGCCAcgtgtcccctcccccagcaggaCGTGTTCCATGAAGGAGGGTCTGCAGCCCGTGCAGAGGCTGTAAGACTGGGACGGAGAGAACTGGCAGCAGCGGCTCTGGTGCCGGGCTGGGGGGGGGTGCAGAGCTCAAGGTGGCCCGTGGTAAGATTGCCTACTGAACCCCCAACGAACACAGTACTCACGGTTGGCAATTCTTTTCCAACTAACTATCTAGGGTTTCTTtccattcatccaacaaatacaACACACTACATATTACTATGTACCCATAACTGAAGATTCTAATGTGTTAACGAGTAAATCAACTCTGTACTGAGGACAAATACTAAATTCACAGAAATTCAAGTATAAAAGTAGATGAAAACTGAGCATTAAGAAACATATCAATAAAATGATTTCCGACTAGCAGTGTTTAGTAGACTGCCTCTCCTTTCACCCTTCTGAACATCTTTCCTCTGCtcgctttccctctccctccctcatgaATTTGAAGGAAAAGCGGTCCATCCGTCCTGAGCAGGCTTTCCAGGCTGTGGCGCCTCAGTCGCTGCACATTAGCACGAAGAATGCACCTTGGAGCCACGGCCGTCAGTCCAGACGGACGTCCCCCCAGTGCTCTGAGGGCAGCCGCAAGCGCCCTGCCCAATCCAGCAAACTGCCACCTCCGCTCCCCCTGCCTACCTCGTTCCAGGCCATGGGCTCCGTTCTGAAGAGAGAGCTGGTCAGCTCCACGGAGAGCCGCTTCTTATAGTCCTGGGGCTTGTCCTCAGACATGCGGAACAAGACAGCAGCCGCGTACGTtgctgggaggaggcagagaaaggccTTCAGGAGCAGTGCCGGCTTCGCTGTCCATCACAGCGACAGGCTCCGCTCCTGTCCTACTTACCCACACCTTCATTCCTCGAGTGGAGCAGTTCCGTCAGGGGGGCCGTGGCTCCCTCGGCCTCGATGGCTTCCGCGGCCTCCTTGTCCTGAGCGAGTTCACAGAGGACCCCCGCAGCGACTCTCTGGATATTTTCAATGGGGGAATAAAGCAGCTAAGGAggaaacacacaaaagaaaagccTAATTAAATTAAGGCACAGCCAGCACCCCACTGTGGTGCAAACACCCCCATTTGGTGTAAGCAGCCTCTGTACTACTTGTACTAAATCACAGCCACGCCCTGCTTAATGACGGGAGCAGTGGAGAGGCAGATCTCAGAGGATGGACGCCGGGCCGGGCCACCCCCGGCTGTGCGGTGCAGCCTATGCCGGGCCGGGCCACCCCGGCTGTGCGGTGCAGCCTATGCCGGGCCGGGCCACCCCGGCTGTGCGGTGCAGCCTATGCCGGGCCGGGCCACCCCGGCTGTGCGGTGCAGCCTATGGCCGGGCTCCAGGCCCGCACAGCCCGCTCCTCTACTGACCGCCATGGGGCACCGTCACAGAGAAATACAGGCCTGCTCGCGCTGGCACCGCCACGCAGGTGAGTGCTACGACGTCACAGGTGCCGGGCTCTGCAGCTCCATCGTAAATCTCGTGGGACCACCACCCCGACAGAAACACATTTATGCAGCACGTGACTGAAATTACTTTTCCGGAGTGCTTGATGCTGTGGAGCACTGGCTTTCTGGAATGTTCTTAGCCACAAACCCTTTCTTCAGAGACAGCTTTCACTGAGCTAAGACCTGGAAAGCCCAGCGTGGCTGAAGGCCTGGGCTCAGGCAGCCCCGCTCAGCTCTTGTTCCCCCAAAACTGAGTGCCCTAATGGGGGGGGCGTCCCTCCTTCTTGAGGCTCCAGGCCCCAGGGTTCCCCCACTGCCCCACAAAATGAGGGCACTGTCATAAAATTAAATGTACTCAGCATCAAGGACCTTGCATGTTGAGAGTATTTTTCATACTTTGGCAGGGGAGCATGGGCAGActtgtcattttataaataatagataaaaattaaatgtcagtGCCCTTATTTCAGTCCCTAATTTCCTGAAAGTTTATCGCTAACATCCTGAAATATCATGGACACATTAAGCCTAGAACAGCTTGCTTAAAACCTGCCTACCTGCACGAACAGCGGAATGGTGTTGAGTCCTCGGATCACGATGCGGTTGTGGACGTCCCGAGCCAGGATGTGAAGGGCTCCGGTACAACCCTCAACGATCTCCTCCATGCGGACCCCCTCCTACCAAAAGAAACGGGCCCAATAACTAAGGCGTTTCCCCTCCTAAGTTTTAAACGTGAACTACTCTGAGAGCAATTACTGAAGCAGTGATTCCCATCATACACCCAGTTTCCCAGAATTTGCAGTTAGTTCGGGAATGGAGGGTCCTGCTGGTTGAATGTCACTGAAAGGGGCCACATGGCAGCCTGAGTCCACGCGGCACCTCCCCCACACAGAGCTTCCACGTCCCGAGCCCCCGAGAACCATGTCATGGTGAAGGCACAACGCTCTGGGCGGAAGGGAAACAGAGAGGGTGCAGAGCTGGGGAAGCCGTGCTCACTGTGGGCATCTATCTCCCTTCCGCAGGCTCCGCTCTTGTATACCTATGTACGTTTGCTGAAAACTCAGCAGCTTTATCAGCAACTACCAAACTTCTACGGAGCTTCCAGCAGAAAACCCACTCCTCACCTCCTCAAACTGTTCAACTGACAGCCTAGATCAGAGAAGGAAGTTAAGCTTTTGCAAAATTTAAGTACTATCTGCTTtccttgtgttttttaaaaagtttatgatTCTACAactctaaaaaacatttttataagaacGTAAAAACTCTTTTCTTCCTAAAGAAGAGATTTAAAATCAAAGGTGCCCTTTGCATTTTATGAAGCCGCCTCATGGACACAGGCCAACACCAAAAATAATGGGCAGAGAAAGCCAAAGCCCTaatgagcacacacacaaaacaactacAGGAAGGGGTCCCACAACCGGTCTGGTAAGGTCGCCTGCCTTCTAAAGAGACCTCTTTAAAGAGAATCTGGAGAAGTTCTGAGGAGTCAGAAGTGTCTTTACTTTTAACGCAGCTAGTTTTAAGACGGCACACTTTGACATCAACGCTTTAGGCTGAGATTATGGGTAAAGGTTGCAAAAACACACTATTCTTAAAATCTCTTGGTATTTTAAAATCTCCTGGAAGAGATAGTAAAAGGCGTGTTAAACACTGGTAGGTAACTCATattggaaggagagaaaagaggctCTGAAATCAGACAGACTTGGATTCAAATTACGGCTCCATTACTTCCTAAGACGTGGACCTGGGTGTGCATTAAACCAGAAAACCCTGTATGACATGCCCAACCTCACCCCTCCCCGAGGCTGATGACGCAGAGACAGAGGTGCCACTAGGGGCCACGTCACCTTCCCTGCAGCCACAGGGGCATGTCAGTTCTGTTGGTCATTAGGAAGCAGCCCTTCAGGCAGGAAAGAACGCAGGGAGCCAATGATCAGAAAGGTTCAGGATCCTATGGGTTTACGCATCCTTTTTAAACAGTCAGGTGTCACTACTGAGATGCACCTACCACGAACTGCTGCTGTGTTCCGCCCATAGACGTGCGACGCTGGGTGTCCTGGTGTGCGCGAACCAACAACTGGACTAGTCGTGGAATGGCACCCTGTTCACGCAAAGGTGCATGATTTGCTGGGCAAAGGGCAAGATTTCGAATCAATCCAACGGTGGcctggagagaagaaggaagggggaagaactGGCGTTCAACAGAGAATCGCCTTCAGCCTAAACCCCCACCACGCTAACATTACTGGCATCACCGGAAGGCAGCAGTGACCTCTGACACCGCAGAGCCCCAAGTCACCCCGGCTGTACTTCCTACTGCGGCCATCCAAAAGGTAGAGGTGGCTCGTTTTTAACTCTGCGACCTTCTACACTGACAACTTACCTTGATCAGAGGCCAGTGGGATGGTGGGTGTAGGAGTTTAACCACAACTGGCAGTCCGTAGTGAAGGCGAACGGCATtctgggccatctctgcttccTGGTGTCGGCTGGTCAGATGACGAAGAGCACAGATGGCAGGCTCAGTGATGTCCTCCCTGTCACCAGCACGAAGGACAGTACGCACAAGAGCCTCTATCCCACCCACTTGACACACCATCATCTTGTTCTTATAATTGTTGCAAGTGAGATTAGAGAGGATCCCAGCTGCACAGGTGACCACATTTATATCATCTGAGCCCAGCAGCTGAACCAGGGTCCCGAGAAGACCTTCCATCCCTTCCTACGGGGATAAAAACAGGTGCTCAGTCCATGTTCATCTTGACTCTCTCACCAAGACTCTGGCTTACTCAGGATTTACCTGTTTAGTTGCAGCATCTGAAAGGTTCCTAAGAGTCCAAAGACAGTTCTGAACAAGACGTTGACTTGGATCTGTCAGGTGCAGTCCTAGAGCTTGCATTCCACCTAGAACAATAGAAAGGATCAAAGGCAGTGGCCAGGAGCTAACAGGGCTTATCAGCACTAAGTGCCTTCCCTCAGGAGCATCTGTCTTTCCTGCCAGAGCTTATCCCTTCCATCTTTTATTTTCTAGGGTACTGCTCAGTTTCCCTTTCTTTGCCAGTGCATCTCAACTTAGTCAAATATCTACTGTTCCTTTCCTCTGTGGAAAGCCATTATTTCCACTGTCCATGTAGGTAATGTTCCGTTACTTACTTCCTTTTACCTAGTCAATCagttcaaatatatattatatatccacCAGTTTTGAGCTGGAACGGATTATCCCAGTGAGCTAAACAGCCTAAAATCCCTACCCTGGTAGAGGTTTCGGTCTGGCTGGaggcaaacaataaacaaatataccaCCAATAAACTAAAACTATATAGCGTGTCAGATGGTATGAAGTATTAccgaaaaaaacaaaaaaagacgaAGGGGCTACAGTTTAAAGTGGGGTAAATAGGTCACCTCAATGTGAAGGTGAGGTCTGAGCCAAGACCTGAAGGAGCCGTGTACACTCCTGGGCTAAGAACTATCCAAAAAGAATGCACTGGAATGCTTACTGCCAGGGACTGACTCCAGCACGTGTGCTCGCCCGGTTCACAGCCTCCCACACAGGACCCTACGGGAGGTCATGCACACTGGCCGGTGTCTAATGGACTCCGTGCCCACGTTAGCTTAGCTTCACCACCTCGCTCCTGCTGAAACCACTGACTGCGGTGGGACTCTTCCCTCATCTCCTTGTTCATTTTGCAGGTGTGTTTTATTTCCTCCAATTAGGTTAGCTCTGCCTGCCATTAGCCTCATGGCACCCTGTACTTTTCCTGCACAGCAGTTATCACAACTATAATTAGGCCTACCTACTCTACAAGACAAAGATCGTCCCTACCTGGTTCCTTTCTCAAGTACCCCAGCTACTAA
It includes:
- the CTNNB1 gene encoding catenin beta-1 yields the protein MATQADLMELDMAMEPDRKAAVSHWQQQSYLDSGIHSGATTTAPSLSGKGNPEEEDVDTTQQVLYEWEQGFSQSFTQEQVADIDGQYAMTRAQRVRAAMFPETLDEGMQIPSTQFDAAHPTNVQRLAEPSQMLKHAVVNLINYQDDAELATRAIPELTKLLNDEDQVVVNKAAVMVHQLSKKEASRHAIMRSPQMVSAIVRTMQNTNDVETARCTAGTLHNLSHHREGLLAIFKSGGIPALVKMLGSPVDSVLFYAITTLHNLLLHQEGAKMAVRLAGGLQKMVALLNKTNVKFLAITTDCLQILAYGNQESKLIILASGGPQALVNIMRTYTYEKLLWTTSRVLKVLSVCSSNKPAIVEAGGMQALGLHLTDPSQRLVQNCLWTLRNLSDAATKQEGMEGLLGTLVQLLGSDDINVVTCAAGILSNLTCNNYKNKMMVCQVGGIEALVRTVLRAGDREDITEPAICALRHLTSRHQEAEMAQNAVRLHYGLPVVVKLLHPPSHWPLIKATVGLIRNLALCPANHAPLREQGAIPRLVQLLVRAHQDTQRRTSMGGTQQQFVEGVRMEEIVEGCTGALHILARDVHNRIVIRGLNTIPLFVQLLYSPIENIQRVAAGVLCELAQDKEAAEAIEAEGATAPLTELLHSRNEGVATYAAAVLFRMSEDKPQDYKKRLSVELTSSLFRTEPMAWNETADLGLDIGAQGEPLGYRQDDPSYRSFHSGGYGQDALGMDPMMEHEMGGHHPGADYPVDGLPDLGHAQDLMDGLPPGDSNQLAWFDTDL